The Symphalangus syndactylus isolate Jambi chromosome 11, NHGRI_mSymSyn1-v2.1_pri, whole genome shotgun sequence genome contains a region encoding:
- the EXOC3L1 gene encoding exocyst complex component 3-like protein isoform X4, translating to MPDQIWPAMDSAAKDEMQLALSPGPEWPEQERAEQLARGAALKWASGVFYRPEQLARLGQYRIREVQRTCSLEARLKSVVQSYLEGVQTGVWQLARATEVVQGTREALSQARGVLQGMSQALQTLEPLRERVAQHKQLQALSHLLPRLRAVPAAVAHTQTLIDGQQFLEAYVSLRELEQLREDTWAPLGGLELPVFQGLDLLFEALGQAVEAAAGTAGKLAREDPALLVAAVRVAEVETGRTTPLGQVPRDWRQRCLRALQEGLERAHFGSPLLPAPGALPGWLEALRVALPVELVTAEALVAPCCPPHYNVVQLWAHTLHSGLRRSLQNLLAGPELEAADAFALLHWALHVYLGQEMMGSLELGPEADVSQLEPLLTLENIEQLEATFVANIQASMSQWLQNVLDGEVAEWGREQGPNTDPSGSYYSPMPAIVLQILEENIRVASLVSESLQQRVHGMALSELGIFLRSFSDALIRFSRDHLRGKSMAPHYVPYLLAALNHKSALSSSGSVLQLDGAASGALAPVEAALDELQRRIYRLVFEALQAELQPLFADLPSRQWLSSPELLESVCERTGRFCRDFWRVRNPTVQQLLLAEAERAVVLQYLSALMQGRLVCRGADERTQAAERLRHDAAQLQQLFLSLVRASWVGRRACLSGWVGDEGCRETLPRRAQGLEEKAHCAPVLLALRELLNLRDPALLGLEVAGLRQQFPDVSEDHVSALLGLRGDLSREQHLAALSSLQAALPPSPRASSRVLFSLVPAPAPAAASCLPSGSCARALLLAE from the exons ATGCCTGATCAAATCTG GCCTGCAATGGACTCAGCAGCCAAGGATGAGATGCAGCTGGCGTTGTCCCCTG GGCCTGAGTGGCCGGAGCAGGAGCGGGCAGAGCAGCTGGCCCGGGGTGCAGCGCTCAAGTGGGCCTCAGGCGTCTTCTACCGGCCGGAGCAGCTGGCCAGGCTAGGCCAGTACCGCATCCGCGAGGTGCAGCGTACCTGCTCCCTGGAAGCACGCCTCAAG TCAGTGGTGCAGTCATACCTGGAAGGCGTGCAGACTGGTGTGTGGCAGCTGGCCCGGGCCACTGAGGTGGTGCAGGGAACCCGGGAGGCCCTGAGCCAGGCCCGGGGGGTGCTCCAGGGCATGTCCCAGGCCTTACAGACTCTAGAGCCCCTGCGGGAGCGGGTTGCCCAGCACAAGCAACTGCAGGCCCTGTCTCACTTGCTGCCTCGGCTGCGGGCAG TGCCAGCTGCAGTGGCCCACACACAGACTCTGATTGATGGCCAACAATTCTTGGAGGCATATGTGAGCCTTCGAGAGCTGGAGCAGCTGCGAGAGGATACGTGGGCACCCCTGGGGGGCCTGGAGTTGCCAGTCTTCCAGGGGCTGGACCTTCTGTTCGAGGCACTGGGCCAGGCTGTGGAAGCAGCTGCAGGGACCGCAGGGAAGCTGGCACGGGAGGACCCAGCCCTGCTGGTGGCTGCTGTGCGTGTGGCGGAGGTGGAGACTGGACGAACAACCCCCCTGGGCCAGGTCCCCCGGGACTGGCGTCAGCGCTGTCTGAGGGCACTACAGGAGGGCCTGGAGCGGGCCCACTTTGGGTCACCTCTGCTGCCTGCACCAGGGGCCCTACCAGGGTGGCTGGAGGCTCTGCGAGTGGCCCTGCCAGTCGAGTTGGTCACAGCTGAGGCACTAGTAGCGCCTTGCTGCCCGCCACACTACAACGTGGTCCAGCTATGGGCCCACACGCTGCATAGTGGTTTGCGCCGCAGCCTGCAGAACCTCCTTGCAGGGCCTGAGCTAGAAGCTGCGGATGCCTTCGCCTTGCTGCACTGGGCACTGCATGTGTACCTGGG GCAGGAAATGATGGGGAGCCTGGAGTTGGGGCCTGAGGCTGATGTGTCCCAGCTGGAGCCCCTTCTGACCTTGGAGAACATTGAGCAGCTGGAGGCAACATTTGTGGCCAACATCCAG GCAAGTATGTCTCAGTGGCTGCAGAATGTGCTGGATGGGGAGGTAGCTGAGTGGGGCCGGGAGCAGGGGCCCAACACAGACCCGTCTGGCTCCTATTACTCACCAATGCCAGCCATCGTGCTGCAG ATCCTGGAAGAGAACATTCGTGTGGCCAGCCTGGTCAGTGAGTCACTGCAACAGCGAGTGCACGGCATGGCACTGTCAGAACTGGGCATATTCTTGAGGAG CTTCAGTGATGCTCTGATCCGATTCTCCCGAGACCACTTAAGGGGGAAATCAATGGCCCCACATTACGTGCCCTACCTACTGGCCGCCCTCAACCACAAGTCAGCACTCAG CTCCTCAGGGTCTGTCCTACAGCTGGACGGAGCGGCTTCAGGGGCCTTGGCTCCAGTGGAAGCTGCGCTGGACGAGTTGCAGAGGAGGATCTACCGCCTGGTGTTCGAGGCGCTGCAGGCGGAGCTCCAG CCCCTGTTCGCGGATCTGCCCTCGCGCCAATGGCTGTCGAGCCCTGAGCTGCTGGAAAGTGTGTGTGAACGGACAGGGCGCTTCTGCCGGGACTTCTGGCGCGTGCGGAACCCCACAGTTCAG CAGCTGCTGCTGGCTGAGGCCGAGCGCGCCGTGGTGCTCCAGTACCTGAGCGCGCTGATGCAAGGCCGCCTGGTGTGCCGCGGAGCCGACGAGAGGACACAGGCGGCCGAGCGCCTGCGGCACGATGCTGCCCAGCTTCAGCAGCTTTTCCTCAGTTTGGTGAGAGCTTCTTGGGTGGGCAGACGGGCGTGTCTCAGTGGTTGGGTGGGAGACGAGGGCTGCCGCGAGACCCTACCCCGACGTGCTCAGGGCCTGGAGGAGAAAGCGCACTGCGCGCCGGTGCTGCTCGCCCTGAGAGAGCTGCTAAACCTCCGCGACCCCGCGCTGCTGGGCCTGGAGGTGGCTGGCCTGCGGCAACAATTTCCCGACGTGAG CGAGGACCACGTCTCCGCCCTCTTGGGCCTGCGCGGGGACTTGTCCCGGGAGCAGCACCTGGCCGCGCTCAGCTCCCTGCAGGCTGCGCTGCCGCCCTCGCCCCGCGCAAGCAGCCGCGTCCTCTTCAGCCTCGTGCCCGCGCCCGCGCCCGCGGCGGCCTCCTGCCTGCCCTCGGGGTCCTGCGCCCGAGCCCTGCTGCTCGCAGAATAA
- the EXOC3L1 gene encoding exocyst complex component 3-like protein isoform X3 → MDSAAKDEMQLALSPGYSCPGPEWPEQERAEQLARGAALKWASGVFYRPEQLARLGQYRIREVQRTCSLEARLKSVVQSYLEGVQTGVWQLARATEVVQGTREALSQARGVLQGMSQALQTLEPLRERVAQHKQLQALSHLLPRLRAVPAAVAHTQTLIDGQQFLEAYVSLRELEQLREDTWAPLGGLELPVFQGLDLLFEALGQAVEAAAGTAGKLAREDPALLVAAVRVAEVETGRTTPLGQVPRDWRQRCLRALQEGLERAHFGSPLLPAPGALPGWLEALRVALPVELVTAEALVAPCCPPHYNVVQLWAHTLHSGLRRSLQNLLAGPELEAADAFALLHWALHVYLGQEMMGSLELGPEADVSQLEPLLTLENIEQLEATFVANIQASMSQWLQNVLDGEVAEWGREQGPNTDPSGSYYSPMPAIVLQILEENIRVASLVSESLQQRVHGMALSELGIFLRSFSDALIRFSRDHLRGKSMAPHYVPYLLAALNHKSALSSSGSVLQLDGAASGALAPVEAALDELQRRIYRLVFEALQAELQPLFADLPSRQWLSSPELLESVCERTGRFCRDFWRVRNPTVQQLLLAEAERAVVLQYLSALMQGRLVCRGADERTQAAERLRHDAAQLQQLFLSLVRASWVGRRACLSGWVGDEGCRETLPRRAQGLEEKAHCAPVLLALRELLNLRDPALLGLEVAGLRQQFPDVRCGLGAKREEKPEGGKDGADTPPWCPCSEDHVSALLGLRGDLSREQHLAALSSLQAALPPSPRASSRVLFSLVPAPAPAAASCLPSGSCARALLLAE, encoded by the exons ATGGACTCAGCAGCCAAGGATGAGATGCAGCTGGCGTTGTCCCCTG GTTATTCCTGCCCAGGGCCTGAGTGGCCGGAGCAGGAGCGGGCAGAGCAGCTGGCCCGGGGTGCAGCGCTCAAGTGGGCCTCAGGCGTCTTCTACCGGCCGGAGCAGCTGGCCAGGCTAGGCCAGTACCGCATCCGCGAGGTGCAGCGTACCTGCTCCCTGGAAGCACGCCTCAAG TCAGTGGTGCAGTCATACCTGGAAGGCGTGCAGACTGGTGTGTGGCAGCTGGCCCGGGCCACTGAGGTGGTGCAGGGAACCCGGGAGGCCCTGAGCCAGGCCCGGGGGGTGCTCCAGGGCATGTCCCAGGCCTTACAGACTCTAGAGCCCCTGCGGGAGCGGGTTGCCCAGCACAAGCAACTGCAGGCCCTGTCTCACTTGCTGCCTCGGCTGCGGGCAG TGCCAGCTGCAGTGGCCCACACACAGACTCTGATTGATGGCCAACAATTCTTGGAGGCATATGTGAGCCTTCGAGAGCTGGAGCAGCTGCGAGAGGATACGTGGGCACCCCTGGGGGGCCTGGAGTTGCCAGTCTTCCAGGGGCTGGACCTTCTGTTCGAGGCACTGGGCCAGGCTGTGGAAGCAGCTGCAGGGACCGCAGGGAAGCTGGCACGGGAGGACCCAGCCCTGCTGGTGGCTGCTGTGCGTGTGGCGGAGGTGGAGACTGGACGAACAACCCCCCTGGGCCAGGTCCCCCGGGACTGGCGTCAGCGCTGTCTGAGGGCACTACAGGAGGGCCTGGAGCGGGCCCACTTTGGGTCACCTCTGCTGCCTGCACCAGGGGCCCTACCAGGGTGGCTGGAGGCTCTGCGAGTGGCCCTGCCAGTCGAGTTGGTCACAGCTGAGGCACTAGTAGCGCCTTGCTGCCCGCCACACTACAACGTGGTCCAGCTATGGGCCCACACGCTGCATAGTGGTTTGCGCCGCAGCCTGCAGAACCTCCTTGCAGGGCCTGAGCTAGAAGCTGCGGATGCCTTCGCCTTGCTGCACTGGGCACTGCATGTGTACCTGGG GCAGGAAATGATGGGGAGCCTGGAGTTGGGGCCTGAGGCTGATGTGTCCCAGCTGGAGCCCCTTCTGACCTTGGAGAACATTGAGCAGCTGGAGGCAACATTTGTGGCCAACATCCAG GCAAGTATGTCTCAGTGGCTGCAGAATGTGCTGGATGGGGAGGTAGCTGAGTGGGGCCGGGAGCAGGGGCCCAACACAGACCCGTCTGGCTCCTATTACTCACCAATGCCAGCCATCGTGCTGCAG ATCCTGGAAGAGAACATTCGTGTGGCCAGCCTGGTCAGTGAGTCACTGCAACAGCGAGTGCACGGCATGGCACTGTCAGAACTGGGCATATTCTTGAGGAG CTTCAGTGATGCTCTGATCCGATTCTCCCGAGACCACTTAAGGGGGAAATCAATGGCCCCACATTACGTGCCCTACCTACTGGCCGCCCTCAACCACAAGTCAGCACTCAG CTCCTCAGGGTCTGTCCTACAGCTGGACGGAGCGGCTTCAGGGGCCTTGGCTCCAGTGGAAGCTGCGCTGGACGAGTTGCAGAGGAGGATCTACCGCCTGGTGTTCGAGGCGCTGCAGGCGGAGCTCCAG CCCCTGTTCGCGGATCTGCCCTCGCGCCAATGGCTGTCGAGCCCTGAGCTGCTGGAAAGTGTGTGTGAACGGACAGGGCGCTTCTGCCGGGACTTCTGGCGCGTGCGGAACCCCACAGTTCAG CAGCTGCTGCTGGCTGAGGCCGAGCGCGCCGTGGTGCTCCAGTACCTGAGCGCGCTGATGCAAGGCCGCCTGGTGTGCCGCGGAGCCGACGAGAGGACACAGGCGGCCGAGCGCCTGCGGCACGATGCTGCCCAGCTTCAGCAGCTTTTCCTCAGTTTGGTGAGAGCTTCTTGGGTGGGCAGACGGGCGTGTCTCAGTGGTTGGGTGGGAGACGAGGGCTGCCGCGAGACCCTACCCCGACGTGCTCAGGGCCTGGAGGAGAAAGCGCACTGCGCGCCGGTGCTGCTCGCCCTGAGAGAGCTGCTAAACCTCCGCGACCCCGCGCTGCTGGGCCTGGAGGTGGCTGGCCTGCGGCAACAATTTCCCGACGTGAGGTGCGGACTGGGGGCCAAAAGGGAGGAGAAGCCGGAGGGCGGGAAGGACGGGGCTGACACGCCTCCTTGGTGCCCCTGCAGCGAGGACCACGTCTCCGCCCTCTTGGGCCTGCGCGGGGACTTGTCCCGGGAGCAGCACCTGGCCGCGCTCAGCTCCCTGCAGGCTGCGCTGCCGCCCTCGCCCCGCGCAAGCAGCCGCGTCCTCTTCAGCCTCGTGCCCGCGCCCGCGCCCGCGGCGGCCTCCTGCCTGCCCTCGGGGTCCTGCGCCCGAGCCCTGCTGCTCGCAGAATAA